From Effusibacillus lacus, the proteins below share one genomic window:
- a CDS encoding ribonuclease H-like domain-containing protein produces MSLRDKLNRFRSHLTSELPISPIQLSVEVPFLEKWADLQASPYGSEDEYVMVREVRYPITRRHGRYTFHQLHEVMDAWKQSGASHPLSSAQRNSEELLFFDTETTGLHGGVGNTVFLLGYSRIEEDSVVVRQHFLAAPHAEATLYQSFLTDVKESKHLVTFNGKAFDWPQVRTRHTLLRDSVPHLPAFGHYDLLHGARRLWKRELESCRLSIIELEKLGIQRHGDVPGYMAPILYFDYLKSRDPEVVQGVLHHNEMDVLSLITLYIHISKLLLEHDNEAVTHEERFEIARWYEMLGEDELALQRYRTIADSQHPLRGNAKIALGHQYKRLKDWDKALEAWEEFINESDRIPEEISIEVAKIYEHQVKDYEKALHYTLQAYETWKLKRSLLRTSSQTELATYRKRIERLHAKIKR; encoded by the coding sequence ATGTCTCTTAGGGACAAATTGAACCGGTTCAGGTCCCACCTGACTTCAGAACTGCCGATATCCCCTATCCAATTATCTGTTGAAGTTCCTTTTCTCGAAAAGTGGGCCGACCTGCAGGCGAGTCCCTATGGATCCGAAGATGAATATGTAATGGTAAGGGAAGTTCGGTATCCGATTACCCGGCGGCATGGGAGATATACCTTCCATCAACTGCATGAAGTAATGGATGCATGGAAGCAATCAGGTGCAAGTCACCCTTTGTCTTCTGCACAGCGAAATTCAGAAGAACTGCTGTTTTTCGATACGGAGACAACAGGATTGCACGGAGGTGTGGGAAACACCGTCTTCCTCTTGGGTTATAGTCGCATTGAAGAGGATTCAGTCGTAGTTCGGCAGCATTTTCTGGCGGCTCCTCATGCCGAGGCTACTCTCTATCAATCCTTTCTGACAGATGTGAAAGAGTCGAAGCATCTTGTCACGTTTAATGGCAAAGCTTTTGATTGGCCGCAGGTTCGAACAAGGCATACACTGCTCCGGGACTCTGTCCCCCACCTTCCTGCTTTTGGCCACTACGACCTGTTGCATGGAGCGAGAAGGCTGTGGAAACGGGAATTGGAGTCCTGCCGGTTGTCCATTATCGAACTGGAAAAATTGGGCATCCAACGACATGGTGATGTTCCTGGATACATGGCACCGATTCTGTACTTTGACTATCTTAAGAGCAGAGATCCTGAAGTGGTTCAAGGAGTCTTGCACCACAACGAAATGGACGTCCTGTCGCTGATCACTTTGTATATCCATATCTCGAAACTCCTGCTGGAACATGACAATGAGGCGGTTACCCATGAGGAACGTTTTGAGATTGCCCGCTGGTACGAAATGTTGGGGGAAGATGAACTCGCCCTGCAGAGATATCGAACTATTGCCGACAGTCAACACCCTCTTAGAGGGAATGCCAAAATCGCTCTGGGTCATCAATACAAGCGATTGAAGGATTGGGACAAGGCTTTGGAAGCGTGGGAAGAATTCATTAACGAATCAGATCGCATTCCGGAAGAGATTTCTATCGAAGTTGCCAAAATCTACGAACACCAAGTCAAGGACTACGAGAAAGCGCTCCATTATACTCTTCAGGCTTACGAGACCTGGAAACTTAAAAGAAGCCTGCTTCGAACCAGCTCCCAAACGGAACTGGCAACCTACCGAAAAAGAATCGAACGGCTGCACGCTAAAATAAAAAGATAG
- a CDS encoding DEAD/DEAH box helicase, which produces MQVKLNMEQLLKQFQQEERIKQNIVHWATIPPREARTVPFPSEMDERIRDALVKRGINSLYTHQETSFRHIWDGRNIVAVTPTASGKSMCYHLPVLQTLSEDPQARALYLFPTKALAQDQKSELIELITDMGLPIKSETYDGDTPANIRQMIRKAGNIVITNPDMLHSAILPHHTKWVSFFEHLKYIVIDELHTYRGVFGSHVANVIRRLKRICAFYGSRPQFICTSATIANPKELAEQLTEEPVELVNNNGAPTGKKHFIFYNPPVVNKQLNIRRSATLEARDLTERFLSNGIQTILFARSRIRVEILLKYLQETIKKKLGPKTIQGYRGGYLPSQRREIERGLRRGDIMGVVSTNALELGVDIGQLQACVITGYPGSVASTWQQAGRAGRRQGESVVVLVGSSSPLDQYVIQHPEYFFDRSPESARINPDNLIILVDHIKCAAYELPFKQGDRFGKAEITEILEFLTEEQILHHSKGKWFWMNDSFPAHNISLRSASQENVVIIDITERGNERVIGEMDRFSSLTLLHEEAIYLHQGIQYQVEKLDYEEKKAYVREVQVDYYTDANLAVQLKVLTEDENRRFQQTEFAYGEVSVHAMATIFKKIKFETHENIGSGPIHLPEEELHTNAAWISFPEELFDSIGKEEVERGLVGLAHVLRHVAPLFVMCDPMDLHVVPQRKAVHSGQPTIFLYDRYPGGIGLSEQVFKEMETILTQAEGVISSCPCESGCPSCIGTSEEDGKELALSLLRVAQGVSPYVS; this is translated from the coding sequence GCAACGATTCCACCCCGCGAAGCCCGGACAGTCCCCTTCCCTTCCGAAATGGACGAGCGTATTCGGGACGCTCTCGTCAAACGGGGAATCAACTCTTTATATACTCACCAGGAAACATCCTTTCGCCATATTTGGGATGGCAGGAATATTGTGGCGGTAACTCCCACCGCTTCGGGCAAAAGCATGTGCTATCATCTGCCGGTTCTGCAAACATTGTCGGAAGATCCGCAGGCACGGGCCCTTTACCTGTTTCCGACCAAAGCGCTGGCGCAGGATCAGAAAAGTGAATTGATCGAGCTCATAACCGATATGGGGCTTCCCATCAAGTCGGAAACCTATGATGGGGATACTCCCGCCAACATCCGTCAGATGATACGGAAAGCCGGCAATATCGTGATCACCAACCCGGATATGCTTCACTCGGCGATCCTCCCCCATCACACCAAATGGGTCTCTTTCTTTGAACATCTGAAATACATAGTGATCGACGAACTTCATACCTATCGCGGCGTGTTTGGAAGCCATGTGGCGAATGTCATCCGCCGGTTGAAAAGGATCTGTGCATTCTACGGAAGCCGGCCGCAATTTATTTGCACTTCGGCAACCATCGCCAATCCAAAGGAACTGGCGGAACAATTGACGGAAGAACCTGTGGAACTGGTCAATAACAACGGAGCTCCCACCGGAAAGAAACATTTTATCTTCTATAATCCGCCGGTGGTCAATAAACAACTGAACATTCGGCGAAGTGCCACCCTGGAGGCGCGGGATCTAACGGAGAGGTTCCTATCCAATGGAATCCAAACCATTCTGTTTGCCCGCAGCCGCATTCGTGTAGAAATACTCTTAAAGTATCTGCAGGAAACGATCAAGAAGAAACTGGGACCCAAAACCATTCAGGGGTATCGAGGCGGTTATCTTCCCAGCCAGCGCAGAGAGATTGAACGTGGCTTGCGGCGAGGTGACATCATGGGGGTTGTAAGCACCAATGCGCTTGAATTGGGTGTGGATATCGGGCAGCTCCAGGCTTGCGTGATCACCGGTTACCCCGGTTCCGTAGCCAGTACGTGGCAGCAAGCAGGGCGTGCCGGCCGGCGTCAAGGAGAATCGGTTGTCGTGCTCGTAGGAAGCTCCTCCCCATTGGACCAATATGTTATTCAGCACCCGGAATACTTCTTTGACCGGAGCCCCGAATCCGCCCGGATCAATCCGGACAATCTGATTATACTGGTTGATCACATCAAGTGTGCTGCCTATGAATTGCCTTTTAAACAAGGGGATCGGTTCGGCAAGGCTGAAATTACGGAGATTCTGGAGTTCCTTACGGAAGAACAGATTCTGCACCATTCCAAGGGCAAATGGTTTTGGATGAATGACTCCTTCCCTGCCCACAACATCAGTCTTCGATCCGCATCCCAGGAGAATGTGGTCATTATTGATATCACCGAGCGCGGAAATGAAAGAGTCATCGGGGAAATGGACCGGTTCAGTTCCCTCACCCTGCTGCATGAGGAAGCGATCTACCTGCACCAGGGCATCCAATACCAGGTGGAAAAGCTGGATTATGAGGAAAAGAAAGCCTATGTGCGCGAAGTGCAGGTCGACTACTATACGGACGCCAACCTGGCGGTGCAACTGAAAGTTTTGACGGAAGATGAGAACCGCCGCTTCCAGCAGACGGAATTTGCTTATGGTGAGGTGTCGGTTCACGCCATGGCTACGATTTTCAAGAAAATCAAATTTGAAACCCATGAAAACATCGGTTCCGGTCCCATTCATCTCCCGGAAGAAGAACTGCATACCAACGCCGCTTGGATCAGTTTCCCCGAGGAACTGTTCGACTCCATTGGGAAAGAAGAAGTGGAACGGGGATTGGTCGGGCTGGCTCACGTTCTCCGCCATGTCGCTCCCCTGTTTGTGATGTGTGATCCCATGGATTTGCACGTGGTGCCGCAACGGAAGGCGGTTCACTCGGGGCAGCCGACCATTTTTTTATACGATCGCTATCCTGGAGGAATTGGGTTGAGCGAGCAAGTTTTCAAAGAAATGGAGACCATCCTCACACAAGCGGAGGGCGTCATCAGTTCCTGTCCTTGTGAATCCGGATGCCCCTCCTGTATCGGGACATCGGAAGAAGACGGCAAAGAATTGGCGCTATCCTTGCTGAGAGTCGCTCAGGGAGTGAGCCCCTATGTCTCTTAG